Within Triticum dicoccoides isolate Atlit2015 ecotype Zavitan chromosome 1B, WEW_v2.0, whole genome shotgun sequence, the genomic segment gtaacgcccggccttaatgtactttaaccctctgctacgtgggtaggctggggtcctggcgtcctctatataagccaccccctccacttgtagaagggttcgcacccctgtaactcatatacacataaaccagtcgaccgcctccgggctccgagatgtagggctattacttcctcagagaagggcctgaactcgtaaaacactcgtgtgtacaactactccatagttaggatcttgactctccatacctacccccccccccattctactgtcagacttagaaccacgacaatgttGGCACTTATAGAATTCTCCACGCTTGTTTAGCCAGCGAAGCTTGGTTGAAGGCCTCAAGGTCAAGAAACCCCATGCCACCATCTCGTTTACATGCACACATTTTTTTCCAAGATATCCAAAGTACCTTGCGTTCACCATTCGTTGCCGCCCACCAGAATTTAGAGGAGATCGAAGTCAGGTTCCGGCACGTCTTCTTCGCGAGCTGAAAACAACTCATGGTGAAAGTGGGTACAGCTTGTAGCCCAGATTTAATCAACACTTCTCTCGCAGCTTTTGATAGCCCTTGTCCCTTCCATCCGCTAGCTTTGCCTTTCGAGCTTTCTGTCACATATCTGAAAGTACCCTCCTTAGACTTCCCAACCAGTGTTGGTAGTCCGAGATATCTCTCACTAAGAGCTTCTGAGTGAACTCCCAATATGTTCTTTATTTCCTCCTTGTCATCCTCCTGATGACCTTTCCCAAAGAAGATAGAAGATTTTTGCAAGTTAACACGTTGGCCCGATGCCTCTTCATATCTCCTCAGAATTTCCCTCAAAGTCACCATGTTATCCTGTGACCCTTCCAAGAACACAATACTGTCATCTGCAAAGAGAAGGTGGGTGACATGGGAGCCAGTGCACCCAAATTTCACCCCCTTCACTTTCCCCTCCTCTTGAGCCTTTTTTAGCATCGCAGAAAATCCTTCCACACAAAATAAAAAGAGGTAGGGGGATAAAGGATCACCCTGTCGGAGGCCCCTGGAAGGGGAAAAACCTCGTGAAAGTCTACCATTAAGCTTCACCGAAAAAGTAGCCGATGAGACACACCGCATTATCATGGTAATCCATCCTTGTGCAAAGCCAAGCCGCTCCATCATCTGCTTAAGGAAGGCCCATTCGACTCTGtcgtatgccttcatcatatcgagcttAACTGCGCAAAAAGGTTTTTCCGCTTCCGTTTACGAATGGCATGCACGCATTCGTACGCCACAATCACATTATCAGTAATCAACCGCCCCGGGACGAAGGCACTTTGCTCCTCAGAGATAAGCACCGGTAGTATGCCCTTAAGCCGGTTAGCCAGTACCTTCGTCGCGATTTTATAGAGAACATTACAGAGGCTGGTCGGTCGGAATTGTGAGAGCAACTCCGGTGAGCTGCATTTCGGAATCATGATGATAATTTTATCGTTGAAAGCATTCGGGGCAGCAACTCCATTCAAAAAGTCCTTTACTGATGTACAAACGTCATATCGAACCAGCGACCAGTGTCGTTGGTAAAAAAGGGCCGGTAAACCATCCGGCCCCGGAGCTTTCGTGGGTCCCATCTGGAAGAGCGCCGACTCAATCTCCTCATCCGTGATCGGCTCTAGCAGCAACTTGTTCATATCCTCCGTGACCAGGCTGTCAATGTTCTGTAACAAGTCAGCCGCCCCCTGGGTACCCTCCGAAGCAAACAGTTGCTCATAGAAGAGAGCAGCCATGTTGCGCATCTCTTCGTCGACTCTGCACAACGACCCATCCTCCTGCTTCAGCGCTTTCACCGTGTTTTTTCGTTTACTATGAGAGGCTCTATTCTGAAATTTTTTTGTGTTTTGATCCCCCGCCTTGAGCCAATCCACTCGTGACCGTTGCCTATACATGATTTCCTCTTGAGCATAAATTTCACGCAGCTTCTCCTCCAACTCGCGGACCTCCAGTGAGGACCCCGACGTGAGCGCTCTATTTTTTGCATCCAGCAGCTGCGTTTTGAGTTTCGCCACTTGTTTCCTAATCGAGCCAAAGACTTCTCATACCAGCGTTGCATGGATCCCGCCATGGCACCAAGTCTATCCCATGTCGCAGGAAGCCCTTGTTCTCCAGAGGCCGATGCTAGAAGGGCTTGATGATCCGATTCTTCCGTAAGGATCTACTGATGTCTCCGGAAACTATGTTCTACTGATGTCTCCGGAAACGTAATGCTTTGATGCTAATAGTTTTTGTTCTTCCAGAAACGTACAGCTGTGAATTATTATCTGGCATGATCGGGAAAATGCATGTACAAAAGCATCCGCCTCCACGAAATGTTAAAAAAAATAGCTCGAGTAAACAAAAGGAGTAGCCCTTTAATTCATAGCTATCTGATCTTTTACTAGCTATGGTCCTTTTTTTTCAACCCAAGGTATGTGATTCTGAGCAACACTAGCATTGAAAGCCTGTGCTCTGCCGAACTTCTGAATCTTCTCAAAGTAACAAAATATACTACTCGTAAATAGTACAACCAACCTCGTAAACGTAATGCTTTGAAAGGAACATTGTTCAGTGCTCTATTCATAGCACAGGACTATCCCCCAATATGGCAAATAGTACAACCAACCTCGTAAATGCAGAGTCATCCAGAAGACAGGTTGATTTGTAAATAAAAATGTTGCTGCCAACATCCCAGATCTATGGCAGAGGGGTCAATATAAGGTAAGCAGATTCAAGGACTGAACTGAACAGGAATGTACAGCTACCagatagcttcatgtagctttaggGCCTTGGTATTGCGTGTAAGCACTTTGTGTTTCTTGCTACATGTTTCAGTTGAGGATTATCCTTCGGAAGAAGGGGATTGCTAACTGGGGACTTTAGAAACACCCTCATAATTACAAAGATCTGTATGGCGAaatatgacaacgacaacaacacttaGTCGTGACTGAAGGGGTTGGGGCAGATCCGAAGGTCCAAACAGTGGTCAAACTGTTGTTAAGACGATATATATTCACATGCGATCGGCCATCCGTGCAGGTTAATAACTCAGAAGTGTTTCCTTTGTAAAGGAAGGCTTTGCTTTATGACTTGCTCAAACCAGGGTTTGCCTTAAACTCATCCACTTGGAATGCAGGATCGCATATGTTGGTCTTCGGACACAGTTCTTGATCCCATGGGCCGATAAGATGGGATTCAAACCCTGGCTGTGCAACACCCCGGACCGCATCTGTTGACAGATCATCCAACCGCGATTTCTTCGGAGAAGGCTGTATGCTGTCAGGGTAGTCATCTAAGGTAGGTGGTGAATGTGAAAGCTTCCTCTCCTCAGAACCTTCAAGTGAGCCACCAAGCTTTTGCTGCTCCTCTATGATCATCTGCAAGTACTTCCCTTGTGCTTCGATTCTCAGCTGCAACTGCTTTTGAACCTGACAAGGGAACATGTGATGATTTAGTCTAGTCTTGAAGGCTTGGAACGAAAATTTAGGTTGGCTCCGAAGAATATATCTCAGAGATGGCAGATTTAATTTAAAAATAAATAGTGCAAGCAAAATAAAAGAACTGTTAATAAGAGGCAATCGAGGACAAAGTCATTTGCAAGGAACCCACCCAAGTATAACTTCGGTAAATAATGGTTTAGTAGAATGGGGCAAGAAATCAGATTGTTGGAATAAATCCCCAGCTAACAGCTTGAAAAAGTACAGCATGGATGTGGCAAAATCCATTATATAGGAAAAAACAAATAATATGATTCAAAGAAGTTCACATGTTTCCATCACAAACCTCAAGTTGTTCATGGAGCCGCTTCTGAACTTCCATTTGCATCTTCAATCCTTCATTGATTTGTGAACCCCTGAAAGATAAATGAAGAATATCTCTGTAACTATGTGATGTATTTTTAGCATGATATCAACCAGCTTAAAAGGCCTATGTTAGCAGAGGATACAATCATGTGCACAGACAATTGAGTAAAGATCACTTACGGTGCAGAATCTGCATTAGAGAATGAATCACTAGAATCCTTCTTTTCGTCCTTGGAACCTACACAAGCTGCCAATTTTAAAAACCAAAGCTTTCTCGGTATGAAGGAAGGCAAGAAGGGGAGTGTGCTAGGAAGGCAATGAAGCATAGAAGGGCACTTACCTTCAGCAGGCGATTCTGGTATGTACTTTGCAAGGCGATACTTCTACACAAGCAACAAGAGAAATAAATTATTAGTGACCAGGCAAATATTTATTAGCTGTCTCCTCAGAAGAGACATTCTTTACCTGCAAATGGCTCTTCACGTGATAAATTGTAATCCCTGGCACACCCATTACAGTGAGTACTCCTTTAGGTGTTGCTCCTgaagatatgatgataccaatacaTTAACAAATGTCTGATGCATTGTATCTTGTGTACTtcaaataaataaacaactattataGAAGGTTGTTTAGGGTTATCGATACATCAACAGTTTCCAATGCGATTGGGTAAGGTAACATGGCAGACACAGTTCCAAAGGGTCATATTAACAACTTCTAGCAGACtcgcatgaatcattgaaacatgagGAACTTGAGTTTTGTGgggaagagaaacttgtgtgtttcaTGACCTGAGATATGCAGCAATCTCATGGTAAAAAAATGCACAAATCTGCTTCATAAACATTTGGAATATCAAAATTAGTTTAAACTTGAGTTAAAATGCATGATACACAATGGATTCGACATACAACCAGCAAGGTGCAGGTTCTAGATATGCATTGTCCCACACCATCTAAAAATGTTTTCACTCAGAAAGTGTGCTGCTGACAAGGTTCATGAGAAACCAAGCAGAATGAACCAACAAAATAAACGAAATTTATACATCATATCAAGTAACAAGCAGAATGAACCAACAAAATAAACGGAACATACATCATATCAAGTAAAACCACAAAAATTAATACTTAAGAGAGAATACCCACTATCTGGTCCACCAAGTTGGGCGATTGCATCCACAAAACGACTATGGAGATCAGAGGTCCATCTCAGCCGTTGTTTCCCACTCCCTACAGGATTAGCAGGGTTGCTTATGTTGGACCCACTGAAAGCTCCAATATTACTTACATGCTCACTATTCTGAGCCCTCTGTGGTGCAAAGGGCACAGAAAACTTCTTAGCATGGTACATCATGAGAGTACTGCAACAATTGCAAGAACTTGTCATACACATGAGCAAGGCTAAGAAATGTTATAATTTAGGATGAAACAGGCCTACATTTCTGATGCCATCCTGTATATCTAAACAAAACGTGTCAAGTTGACGGCAAAATGTAAATACAGCGCACTGAGCATTTTCTGGTACGATGAAATTTCATCATTTCTTAGACAGTTCATGAAATCCCGATCAGCATATTTATCTTAAGATGTCGAGAAGTTGCTAAGTCTCCTGGTTTATACTTAAAAGGACTTCTGCTACAAGTAAAAAAGCAAAGAGGGCGAAACTGAATATGAAAGACAATATTGACACAACAGAGaaccataaccaagaaaaacaaatCTTTTATACCTAGTGGTAGTATCAAAATATCCAAATAGCCAACACCTAACAAATTTTTAATGTTACAGATGTACAGATGAGTTTTAACCTCTCCAaatcacatgaagaagacaaattcaTCCCAGGCTGCTAACAGAACTCCACATGGTAGGAAGAAAAATAAATTTGCAAGCAACAGAGGAAGACCAGTTGAGCTAGCTTCCTCCATTGTCCTGCATCTTGTATGCTGCCATAGAACTgcagccctagaggagtcatccccAAATGCCAATCGAAGTCACTAGACAACCATGGCAAATGATCCACAAGAAATGAATCTGGATGGGCAAAATTTACGCTGCAGGTCGAATCGATCGAGATCACAGGCCATACGCAAATACCAGCGCCAGCACAGAATTCCAACCCAGCCCTTCCGGCCTCAGAATCGAACAAGTCAGCACAGCAGCAAGGCACAGCTCATAAGCCAAAACAGGTTTATGAGCAAGGAAATCGCCAAAACACTGCGTCGCCATACCAAGCTTCGCTCCCAAAACGTCAGAAGCGCCGCCGCCACCCAAACGTGATCTCCCTGCCTATGTTTTTTTTTTTAAATACCGCTCTTCAACCATCCACCCACAGGCCACAGCCAATGGAATCTCACGAGAAGCTCCAGAAAATTCACACTAACTAGACTCACCACTAGCAAGGCAAGAGAGGAGCGCCACTCACTGACTCACTCACCGGCCGCTGACACGCAATTCCACCGCAATACGCATCACAGAGCCGCGATCTCGACCTCACGGAAGACAGAACCTCTCGGCAAAACACCCGCCCATTCCTCCCACACCAACAGACACCGCACGCTCAGCCGCCAAAGGCGAGTCCAAGAAATTCAGTAAAGAGGCCGGCAGGGGGGCGCAAGAGCTGGGAGCTGAGCCGGCGCTTACTTACCGGCACGGAAGAGGGCCGCCGCGTGACCGGGACCCGGCGTCGTCTCCTCGCAGGTGCGCCGCGCTCGtccgggagagagggagggagacagTGCGGGAGGGAATCAAATGCTGCGTGCGTGCGAGCGAGCTGGTGCCCGGGGCCAATCAGGCGGAGGCGGATGGATGCCCCAATCGGGGCGCTGGGGTCCGGGCGGGGCGAGgatgggagcggtggtgggaggggAAAGcggcaggtggtggtgtccggcgaAAGCGACGCCGCGAGAGCGGAGGGCTTGGGAATCGAGACGGTGACGCAGATCTTTTACACCGTTCTTCCTTCACTTCCGATGTGCGCCGTGGGCCGGGTCTATCTTACCCCTGGCCCTTGCTGGCTGGGGGGCAAGGAAAACCGCCGGGCCCCGCGGCAACCGGGGCCGCGGGCCCTTCGGCCTTGTCAGCGAGTACCGCCAGCAGTGACAGTAGCGGTGCTGTACCTGTCTAAAAAAAATTGGTGGTACTGTACCAGATCTTTGTCTGCTTTATCTGTGTGTCCCCGCAAGCGTCGCAGCGGCGAGCGAGCACGGCTTTCTCTTCCCTCGCCGGCGACACTGTTCAACGTTTTGTTGGTTAACCCCACCCCGGAGAATCTTCGGGGCCACGTCGCATTGATGGCAGATTCCCTCCGCTTGCGCTGCCATTCCGTCCCATCTCGTCTAATCCATCCGTGGCCCATCACGTGGCGCACAGTGGCATGATGCCCTTGCCATGATCGGACCGGGTGCACGTGCATTCGTTTCCCCTCTTTGTGTCAATGTACGTACCGCGGACAAAATTGCCAGTTACTGGGAAGTAGAAATGACCAAGAAGCAGGCCTGCCACGATGGATAAAAAAGAGGTGGAATAAAGCCGTGCCCGCAAAATACAGCTGCAAAGCGATCGGAGGAGGATCCTAGGAAGAAGTGTGGGCGACGCAAGCGATCCCGTTACAATCATGGCCCGGGAAGGATTCAAGGGGAAGAAAGGAGGAGGAGCGCCGGGCGGCCATGATGCCCCTATCTAACGGCAAAGGAGGAGAAAGGAGGGAGGCTAGTGAGGAGACGTCGGACGGGAAAATCATTGTGATCTGCCGCGATGCGAGCGCGCAGGCAGGCTCGACGGGAAAAAGTACCTCAAAAGCAACGAGGGTTTGGACGAAACAAAACGCGCAGCAGAGGCGAGCCCACCTGCTGCGGTGCGCCCGTAAACAACTCACGAGGACGCAGAAAGCTCCGGCGACAGGTCATCTCAACCTCCGTCGCTGCATGCGCGCGCGCGCGAATTCTGTAAAGAAAGCCGTGGACTTCCGTTTTACGATTTCCTTCTGTTTCAACGCGGACGCAGCGCTCTGGGCTCCGGTCGGTCGGTCGCCTGCCCTGCCCGTTCCCTTCAGATGTTCGATAGGTAGTGGAAAAAGAAAGAAATCCCTTGGACCGTGGGTAGGGGCCGGCCGGGGagcggcgacagggaggaggagagcgaggagggaAGAGGCTGCGTGGCAGATACTGGTTGACAGGCCGAGGGGGGGTCGGCAGCGGCGCGGAGCGGATCGATTCCACCGGACGGCGACGCCATCGGCTGCAAAAGCGTCATCCACAAAAGCGTCGGAAGGATTCGGGGTCAAGGCAGCGGATTCTCCTCGCTCAGGCCAACtgtttgacaccagattttggcacggtcaagaacttatttaagatggcgtcAAATAGAGAAATGATCTACATAAAAGAGTTCCATATTGTTGATAtagacatctttgaagtttgggtcatcgctgtccgatttcatctcgaaggccgaaactatattcagagtacagtttggtataacgatcgattttgatataaaagtcattcaaatccgagttcgtatgcaaaagttagagccatttgAATACAGCTCTAGCAGGAGGCTATATACAACGCTCCACAAGACATGATGTctgatgggtaacgccaccacttGGCTGTCTTGCGCGAGCGATTCGGTCCTGAAGATGGCCTcgaatcaaaaaacgttcaacatgaaagttgttcgcatCGTTGAAACAGTCAATATttcttttggactcgtttccatccgagatcgtttaccaccacaaaaaagacccgcaaggtgcagccagtataaaccgaacagttttggaaagttcggacaagaccaatccgaatttgactagggttttggacgtgaatccaacctttttccttgcacgggaagtccagccgcctcttatatacctaaggggtgacggccgattgaacaacacacaatcgaacaaacacatctactactttttcgtgttcatccacttttatctctccccttgtatctttcttctcgttcttcgttgttcttcaagattggaggctgcgaatccacgaggctctaggggcgagcgaatcgacctcgaGCAGTCAATCgtcgccgcgagccctgacggggtccctcccgggcgagcgGGGCGTCTGGTCCCAAAAGCGTCGGATTGCTGTCTTacgtatcgcgctggaagtcggcctcccgcggtgtgagttgcggagcatctccctcggcgccgcgggtacacatcgacgtgttcgtgtgacacgttccagcgtcaacacactttttgaggactccgctggggacgaagctttgaacggtctccggcctatTCTTGATACGAaaggatcgtcatctagggtttgcaatctacaaaggtaatatgaatacccaattctctactgtagatgcaaataattcatatggtgttactagatcgttcaatgagtatactTTATCGGCCAGCCCTAGTCTTTTCAATaatgcatctaattacgtgcaaGGGCCGATTCAAAATAATTTGCATGCTTTAAGTTCTTATGATGCTAGTAACCTacaccatatgtatcccaactctcatgcatcggcaaccccgcaAATtattatgccgatgaacaacatggcgAGTTTAGTTaataaatttgaaacacctcatgttagaatttccaatgccatgcaagaaagtgtttcacccttttattcatcggcaaataatgtgcaatatactaatccaaccatgccgatgaacgagagaattggccatgctactactagttattcggccagttactctcaaccgtcgtatgctacacctcatgttagtaattcttcggcaccatacacaactgtagatgctcataattcggcttcacaccttcctggttatagccgaatgaatgtaaattttacaggagcggttgtgcccaatattgtagaagatgaggtagtggtggctgcatttaagagtttagcccaaaataagagaattagtgctctttgccttgaacaacatgaaaaggggctatttcatGATTATGtcacaataaaagctagagttttgcaggaagatgaatctttgccaattgataaaattggcgagcaaaagtatggtcttacaacaatgcatatgccttcacctagtactacatcatcatatacacccctacacaattgcaaattttcggcaacacccgtgtgtcattaccaaaagaatctaaaagcattgggggcaatcatatccggagtgggctgaaattgagaaaaagcttaaaactaattttgccgctcgccgtcagaaacaaatagaaaaagaattggctcagataaaagaagcattgccaattggtaatatcaacgaaaagaaggatgattcgaaacatgaaagtgcttcggttgaaaaagccgaatcaagtagtatatattatgaatccatcaaatccaacgaggcaagcattattgagaaagggcatggcaagcataggaaaacaacggtgcttgatttttctgaagttaatggaacctacttcctgccctatgagttccgtgccgtagaaattgacaagcttcaagggcaagaacaagtagccgaacaatgtttggccgacaaaaatcttcaaagcaatgatgcacggattcaagaaaaagatgatgaaaaggtgttggggagccatccaaagacggagcaagatgttcttcaaatggcaccactatcatgctctctcaacatatttgaagaggtatgcttaGCGAGTAATTTACCAATTTTTAGATTTGGTCGCAACtccattattgatgcatctattagaaaaatcctcataggtaattttgaaagaccaatgaagaagggtaatttacttgttagcaataaaattgttttagaacatatcggtcaaccaattgtgccatttataaagatcgataatgacttattattgcagccaaagctttccccgttgctttatctaaagttcatatctatttgggtagctttgcttatttcgtacttggcttgcacttggtctcaattgagacatgtatgttctaactatttttattttaaaaatttaaagccaaggttaaattctgttgacaaaactgatgctagtataatatcttacccaaagacatcggagatagagtgcaaaacacaatgcatagccgatggtgtgatgcaaaatctgaaccattcatttgcttaactccaaagtcgttctcacaacaagatcgtcTAGAGAATgaaaagtttaccttcaattcaagcatgtgtgatcaaatatttgatttgttgttgcaaactaattatattagaattcgtgatcaccatgttgaaccatctgtccaaggacgaatgtattgtaagttgcatgattcgtccaagcataattttgaggattgcaacatgtttcgtcaaatagttaaatcggccattgataaaaaacgattgaaatttgttgagacaccaagagatgaccagtctattccgattagtcccgatggcagaaagtttttgcatcgggtgcttcaagccgatccatttgaagagaaggtaaaaactacaggtgatgggatcaagctttcaagtaaagaagttgttgaagagcataatgaacataatcttgagggaaaGAATTCCATCGaagatacaatggagacgccaaggactggggggcaacaagaaaatccaatgatcgatgaaagcaaaccaaaagaaaacaaaggccgaaataagcgcaagtgtaagagatcaaaaatcaccttcgctgaactattggataaatatcaaaagaagagtgaagagaagaatgcttatcagccaaatcatgcaaagaaaccaaggtcacccccaaggcgcaaatatgaggatcggtattggcaaagtgataattttaatgcaacatattcatatccttattttgggccgccaatgccaatgccgtggatacctccctatgctcatatagatacatattcatcatgggacatgtatgatacaagggcacattctccatcttattctagaccatctcaccaatactatgcagctccaaggagatcaacatttgaacaatcacgcgtcaaagaccgtttcaatcataaggaatcg encodes:
- the LOC119348772 gene encoding myb family transcription factor PHL7-like isoform X1, whose product is MMYHAKKFSVPFAPQRAQNSEHVSNIGAFSGSNISNPANPVGSGKQRLRWTSDLHSRFVDAIAQLGGPDRATPKGVLTVMGVPGITIYHVKSHLQKYRLAKYIPESPAEACVGSKDEKKDSSDSFSNADSAPGSQINEGLKMQMEVQKRLHEQLEVQKQLQLRIEAQGKYLQMIIEEQQKLGGSLEGSEERKLSHSPPTLDDYPDSIQPSPKKSRLDDLSTDAVRGVAQPGFESHLIGPWDQELCPKTNICDPAFQVDEFKANPGLSKS
- the LOC119348772 gene encoding myb family transcription factor PHL7-like isoform X2, producing the protein MMYHAKKFSVPFAPQRAQNSEHVSNIGAFSGSNISNPANPVGSGKQRLRWTSDLHSRFVDAIAQLGGPDRATPKGVLTVMGVPGITIYHVKSHLQKYRLAKYIPESPAEGSKDEKKDSSDSFSNADSAPGSQINEGLKMQMEVQKRLHEQLEVQKQLQLRIEAQGKYLQMIIEEQQKLGGSLEGSEERKLSHSPPTLDDYPDSIQPSPKKSRLDDLSTDAVRGVAQPGFESHLIGPWDQELCPKTNICDPAFQVDEFKANPGLSKS